In Halobacteria archaeon AArc-dxtr1, the sequence AACGGACGGTCTGGGGCTAGTCGTCGCCGGCCATTCCGGATGGGGACGGATCGAACTCGCCGCGGGCCGGCTCCGGGACGTACTCCTCCAGATCGACGTCGTCGAAGGCAACGCGCTCGCCGCGCTCGGCCGAGAGGTACGACGCCATGCAGAGTTCGACGATCTCGAGCCCGTCGTAGAGGTCCTCGCTCGCGTTCTCGCCGTTTCGGAACGCCGAGACGACGTGGCGGTTCTGATCCAGATAGCCGTAGGTCGTCACCTCGTCCGGGATGACGGCCATCTCGCCCTGGCCGGCCTGTTGTTTCTCGACGACGTAGCCGGTGTCGTCTTCGACCTCGCTCGAGAAGAAGACGTTGACGCCCGAGTCGAGCGTGTTGATATTTCCGGAGTACTCCGGGCCGAGCAGTTCGATGGTGATACGCAGCCCCTTTCCGACGAAACACCAGGAGTTCGTCGACTCGGCGACGACGACCTCGCCGTCGTCGGTTTCGTAGAAGACGGTGGCGTGGGCGTAGTCCTCCGTGGGCTCGGCCTGGAAGTCGACGTCGAAATCCTCGGCGAGCCGGTCGGCGTACTCGTCGCGGGTCCACTTCAGCGTCGAGAGGTCACAGCTCACGGCGAGGGGGGTGAGATCGTCGCCGGTTTCGGCCTCGAGTAAGTGCTTGTTGACCTTGTGGCAGTGACACATCATGTCGCTCAAGACGCCGCCGCCCTGCTTGTCGCCCTGCCAGAACCACGCCGAGTGCGGCCCGGCGTGCTCCTCGGCCGAGCGCGCGAGGTAGGGCCGGCCCGTGGCCTCGGCGCTGTCCCAGAGGAGGTCCTTGATCTTCGCGATGCCGGGCATGAACACCTGATTCTCGAGATAGGCGTGGTTGACGTCGATCGACTCGATCAGGTCGACGACCTCCTGCGCTTCCGCGAGGTTGCGCGCGAGGGGCTTCTCGATAGCGATGCCGTCCAGATCGGCGCCGTCCTCGACGGCCTCGACGACCGCCTCGATCGTCTCGAGGCGGGTGAAGTTCGGGCTGGTTATCCAGAGCGCGTCGACGTCCGGATCGCGCGTCAACTCGCCGACCGACTCGTGGACCGTCGGATCCCCACACTCGTACCCGCGGAGCTTCTCCGCGAGGGCTTCGGCCTTGCTCCGAGTCGGGTTCATTACGCCCGCTGCGTGAGCGTGTCGGATCCCGCGCAGCGTCTCCGAGTGGAACGTGTCGGTGATGAAGCCGGCGCCGACGAAACCGATGCCCAGTGAATCATTCGCTGGCATGTGCTCGGAGATCTGTCCGCATCGATAATATAAATACTGCAACTGGCAGCCCGGCGCGAGCGGTGGATTGGATTCGAGAAGGTCGGTTGGCGGGTTCGCGGGACAGAATTCGAATCAGGGAGGTCGCAGCACGCTGCTCCCAGAGTTGGTACAAGACCCACTGCAATACACACCAGTCAACTGTCGGCAAACGAGCGGTTCGGAGAACCCGAGTGAAGCCGTTCACCGAGCGCTACGCGCTCGGGCCAAGCGACGACCGTAGGGAGGAGTGCAGTGCTTTTGGTCCAGCTTTTGCCGAGGGCTGACGCAGTCAGCCCGCAGAGCAAAAGGTGGATGCGCGGGACAGGATTCGAACCACAGTCGTTCCGTTCGCTTCGCTCACTTCACTCCTTGATTCGAATCCTTTTGCGATAGCTGTCGCTCGCGGAATTGCTCGCGACAGCAATGCGCGGGACAGGATTCGAACCTGCGGACCCCTACGGGACAGCGTCCTAAGCGCTGCGCCGTTACCACTTGGCTACCCGCGCTCAACACAGCGTACCGTCGATTCGAGTAAGAAGCTGTCGATCCGACCGAGTCTCTCTGCGCCTCAGTCGTGGGCCAGGGGCTCTTCGGGCGACCAGTCGGGTGGGACGATGAAGGTAACGTGCTCCGAGTCACGCAGCTGGTGGAGCTCTGCGGCCTGCTCGGCCATCGACCGGTCCCGGTACGGTAGCTCGAGACCGCATCCGGTACAGACGAGCTTGCAGGTTACCCTGGATGACATAGGAACGTGACCGCGGACTGGAGACGGACACACGTGAACTACGGAGGGGCGAGTCGAGCTTTAGTAATCGTGACTTACAGAGGCTGACGGGGGACTGTCGGGAAGTGCTGACAGCGCGAGGTCGGATCGTGAACGTACGGACGTTTATCCCGCATTGGACACTACAACTGGGTATGCACAGCGCGAGAGACCGGGTCGAGCACGAGGCCTGGCTCGACGAGCTCGAAGTGATCGCCGACAGACTCGGTCTGTCTACCGACGCGCGATCGTGTGCGGCCGAGCTATTCCTCTCTGACGTTCCCGAGGCCGACCGATCGAAACGAGCGGTCCTCGCGGCCAGTGTCTACGCCGGGTCGCTGGTTGCTGGAGAGGGCTGCACACAGGGACGTGTGGCCGAGGCGTCCGACGTCTCGCGGCTGTCGATCCAGCAGCGCTGGAAGGACCTGCTCGAGAGTGCCGGACTGGAGCCGCCGGGCTGGTAGACCCGAGACAACTGCGCCGTGCTACGGTCGAACGTACCCGTAGCCATCGGCTTGGAGTCGGGTGACCTCGACGGCGCCTTCCGGGACCGTCTCGACTCCCTCGACGAGATCGGAATCCGCGAGTCCGCGGCCGTCGAGGGTGTTCTCGCAAGCCTTCACCGCGACATCATCGTCGAGTAGCGCACGAACCGTGTCCTCGTTCTCGCCGCCTGCTTTGATCGCGCCGATTCCGTCGGCCTGGACGACGAGTACGATGTCGTCGATTTCCTCGTCCGCCAAGAGGTTCTCGGCAATCGCGAAGGCGGTTCGCTGTTCGGTCTCGTCGCCGGAGGGGACGTGAATAACGCTCTGCATACACCGTTCTGGGACGAGCGGTGTGGAGTACCTACTGCTTGCGAGAGCGGCGGCGATCGAACAGGCTCGGAGGAGGGGTGTATCGGCCACTCTGCAGCAGAGCCGTCGTGTGTCGGTCACTCGCCGTCCGACTGCGTCCCGTCGAGCACTGCTCCGTGTTCGTCGATCTCGCCGTTGACGATTCGAGTACTCGAGATGATGTCGCCGTCGTCGGCGACGACGTGCGGAACGACGACGATATCGAGGGCGTCGTGGCCGCGTTCACGCCTGATCTCGTTAATTCGGTGGCCGCCGTCGACGGTTTCCGGCGAGACGACCAGATAGTCGAACTGAGATTCGGTCGCGATACCGGTCGGTTCGTGGAGCGGTCGGATTTCGAACGCCCGGTCGTACTCCTCGGCGAAGGATGCGAGTTCGGTCTCGAGACGACGCTCCCGGCGCTCGTAGGACGACACCGGGCGATCCTCGTGGCGCGTTTTCGGGGCGAGCTCGTCGCTCGTCAGGCCGACGGTCACGTCGCCGAGTTCGAACGCTCGATCGAAGAGGCGGCGGTGACCGTCGTGGACGGGGTCGAATGTCCCACCGAGCGCGACGTCCATACCCCGGCACACTGGCGCGGTCCGTATAAACCAGTCGGAACGAAACGTTCGAAACGCCGATACCGATGGCTTCGACGACCGTCGAACGCCCCGTTCGCATCGCTTTTGGTGGTGGGCGGGAGTACGTGTCACATGGGACTTGACGAGGACGCCCTCGAGTATCACCGGACGGATCCGCCCGGGAAAATCGAGATTTCGACGACGAAACCGACGAACACCCAACGAGACCTCTCGCTTGCGTACTCGCCGGGTGTGGCCGCTCCGTGTCTGGCGATCGACGACGACGAAACCGACGCGTACAGCTACACGGCAAAGGGGAACCTGGTCGGAGTCGTCTCGAACGGATCGGCCGTCCTCGGCCTCGGTGACATCGGCGCACAGGCGTCGAAGCCGGTAATGGAAGGGAAAGGGGTCCTGTTCAAACGCTTCGCCGACATCGACGTCTTCGACATCGAACTCGACGAGGCCGACCCCGACGAGCTGATCCGGGCGATCACGATGATGGAGCCCACCTTCGGCGGAATCAACTTAGAGGACATCAAAGCCCCCGAGTGTTTCGTCATCGAAGAGCGCCTGCGCGAGGAGATGGACATCCCGGTCTTTCACGACGACCAGCACGGCACCGCGATCATCTCCGGGGCCGCGCTGTTGAACGCCGTCGACGTCGCTGACAAGCAGATCGAGGAGCTGAAAATCGTCTTCTCCGGTGCGGGGGCGAGCGCGCTGGCTACCGCCGAGTTCTACGTCTCGCTAGGGGCGCGCCGGGAGAATATCTTCATGTGCGACTCGACAGGGATCATCACGGAACAGCGCGTCGAGAACGACGAGATCAACGAGTACAAGCGCGCGTTCGCCCAGGACGTTTCCGAAGGCGACCTGTCGGACGCACTCGAGGGCGCCGACGTCTTCGTCGGGCTCTCGGTCGGCGGCCTCGTCGACGAGGAGATGGTCCGCTCGATGGGAGCCGATCCCATCATCTTCGCGATGGCCAACCCCGATCCGGAGATCGGCTACGAGCAGGCGAAAGCGGCCCGCGAGGACACCGTCATCATGGCTACCGGCCGCTCTGACTACCCAAACCAGGTCAACAACGTGCTCGGCTTCCCCTTCATCTTCCGTGGCGCGTTGGACGTCCGGGCGACGGGAATCACCGAGTCGATGAAGGTCGCTGCCGCGGAGGCGCTCGCGGAACTGGCCCGCGAAGACGTACCTGACGCCGTCGTCAAGGCCTACGGCGACGAACCGCTGCAGTACGGTCCGGAATACATCATCCCGAAGCCGGTCGATCCGCGGGTGTTGTTCCGGGTTGCTCCAGCCGTCGCGCAGGCCGCGATGGACGCCGGAGCCGCGCGAACCGAGATCGACCTCGACGCCTACGAAGAACAGCTCGAGGCGCGCCTCGGAAAGTCTCGCGAGATGATGCGGGTCGTCCTGAACAAAGCAAAGAGCGACCCGAAGACGGTCGCACTCGCAGAGGGCGAGAACGAGAAGATGATCCGTGCGGCCTACCAGCTCGAAGAGGAAGGGATCGCCGACCCGGTTCTGATCGGCGACGAGAGCGACATCCGGAAGACGGCGGCCAATCTCGGGCTCGACTTCGCGCCCGAGGTTGCCGATCCGACGGCCGACGGCGAGGGGTACGCCGAGCGGCTGTACGAGCTACGCCAGCGCAAGGGCATCACGCGAACGGAGGCGAGCGAGTTGATCGAGCGCGACACCAACTACTTCGGCAGCGTGATGGTCGAACGCGGCGACGCCGACGCGTTCCTGACGGGACTCTCTCACCACTACCCCTCGGCGCTCCGGCCGCCCCTGCAAGTGGTCGGAACGGCCGAGGACGTCGACTACGCCGCCGGCGTCTACCTGCTGACGTTCAAAAACCGGGTCGTCTTCGTCGCCGACGCGACGGTCAACCAGGACCCCGACGAGGAGGTCCTCGCGGAGATCACGAAACAGACCGCCAAACTCGCCCGGCGATTCAACGTCGAGCCCCGCGCCGCCTTACTCTCGTACTCGAACTTCGGCAGCGTCGACAACGCAGACACCCGGAAGCCGCGGACGGCGGCCCGGCGTCTGCAAGACGACCCCGAGGCCGACTTCCCGGTCGACGGCGAGATGCAGGCCGACACCGCTGTCGTCGAGGACATCCTCACAGGTACGTACGACTTCGCCGAACTCGAGGAACCCGCGAACGTGCTCGTCTTCCCGAACTTAGAGTCGGGCAACATCGGCTACAAGCTGCTCCAGCGGCTGGGCGGCGCCGACGCGATCGGCCCAATGCTGGTCGGGATGGACGAGCCGGTTCACGTCCTCCAGCGTGGCGACGAGGTCAAAGACATCGTCAATCTGGCGGGCGTGGCGGTCGTCGACGCCCAGCAGGAGTAAGATCCGCGAGCGTAGCGAGCGGCTTTTTAGTGGAGATTTTTGCGCACCATCTGTGAACCCCAAATCGCGCCCCGAAGCTTGCGAAACCGGGACACTTTTGGACGGAGCGTGCTTCGCCTTGCAGCAAGATCCCCCACATGCGACCCTCTGAACGGCCCGTTTCGGCCACAGACGCGATCGCTGACCGACTTTCACGACGACGGCTACTCCAGGCGACAGGGGTTGGCGCTGCCGCTTCCCTGGCGGGCTGTACGCTCGACGCAGACGGCGACTTGGGCCGGCCCGACTGTCCCGCCGACCTCCCCGCACTCCCCGAAGACGGTAGTCACCCCGACGAGGACGTAACGATGTGGCGCCGCGGCCTCCAGCGGTGGGGGTACTACCCCGACGAGACCGTGCCGGAGTCGGTGAGCGTGAACTGGTCGTTTCCGATCAACTACGTCGGCCACACCGCGGCGAAGGCGAGTCCGGTGCCGACGCCGGACGGCGAGACGATCGTCTTCGCGGGCGACACTGGCCTCGTCGAGGGGTACACCCCCGATGGGCGCCGTCGGTGGTCGACCCAGACGGGCGCGACGAGCCTCGGCTTTCATGGGTCGGCGACGATCGTCGACGGGATCGTCTACATCGGCGGCTACGACGGCGATCTCTACGCAATCGAGGCCGACACCGGCGACATGGTCTGGCGCACGCGCAGTCACGAACTCGACGGGACGCTCGCGATCGGCTCGAGCCCGGCGTACTACGACGGGACGCTGTACGTGGTTGCCGAGTACGGCAGCCCCTCCTCGGGGGCACTGTGGGCGATCGACCCCGAGACCGGCTCGCCGGTCTGGAAGGACGACGACATCTGGGGCCAGCCCCACCCATCGGCGACGTTCGACTTCGAGACCGAACGGATCGTGACGGGGTCGAACGACGGCGTCGTCTACTGCTGGGAGTACCCCTGTTTAGAGCGGGCGTGGACGTTCCAGGCTGGGCCGGAGGGTGGCCCCGAGGGCGAGGAGAAAGCCGGCGGCGAGTTCAACTTGGGCGCGGAGATCAAGGGGACGGCGCCGGCCTACGACGGACGCGTCTACGTCGGCTCCTGGGACGGCTTCTTCTACTGTCTCGATCTGGAAGACGGTGAGGAGCTGTGGTCGTTCGAGACAGGCCGGGTCATCATGTCGAACCCGGCGATCGATCCGGAGACGGGAGTCGTCTACATGGGAAGCGACGACAGCACCGTCTACGCACTCGACGCCGAAACCGGCGAGGAACTGTGGTCCGAGACCGTCAACGGCCGGGTGATCGGCTCGCTTACAGTGACCGAGAACGCGGTGCTGGTAGGCTCGTACGACGCGCATCTCTACGCACTCGACAAGGAGACCGGAGAGCGGTTCTGGCGCGTGGAAAACCGTGGACGAGTGACGAGCGCGGCCGTCCCCGTCGACGGCCAGATCTACTACGCCGAGCGTGGGGTCATCGAGGGCCACTACGACGACGAGGTCGACGAAGAACTCCTCGCACCCGGGCACGCCTACTGTCTGGTCGAGGAGTGACCGACCGGCGCCAGTCGAAGCGTTCGTTCGCCGACGACAGGCGAGCCAGCCCCGACGCCGAAAGAGTGCATTCAAGTAGCTACCGGGTTTCCGTGGGAGTATGAACGATCACGGACGCTCCACCCGAAAACGCACGGGCGGTCGACTGAAGGATACTCGAAACCGACGCAAACACCAGCTCGGACGCCACCCTGCAGAGACGCAGGTCGGCGAGCCCCGATTCCGCACCGTCGACGTGCGTGGGAACGGCGAAAAGACCCGCGCGCTGGCGACGAACGTGGCCACCGTCAACACGGGCGGCGAGGCGGTCACCACCGAGATCGCCGACGTCGTCGAAAACGACGCCAACCCCAACTACGTCCGCCGAAACATCGTCACCAAGGGTGCCGTCATCGAGACCGGCGAGGGAACGGCTCGCGTGACCTCCCGACCCGGCCAGTCCGGCCAGGTCAACGCCGTCCTGCTCGACGACTGAGCGATTTTCGCTGCGGATAGTGGCGCCGAACGTGTTCTAGCGTCGCTTCTATGATCCTCGGGATAGGAAGTCGACAATTCCACCCAAGAGCTCCCCTTGGAAGAAGACTCAGGGACGTGGCGCCGCCTTCTGGAGCGCCGTTTCGGCGATGTTGCCGCCGTAGTCTGCGCTTCGGGACAGGGAGTCGACGATGAGGCCGAGCGATTGGGCCTGCAACGGATCGAGCTCGCGGAGCATGTCGTCGATCGTCCGGGTGTGTTGGTCGATCTCGAGGACCGACTCGCGAGCGCTGTGTCCCAACCGGTTTGCCTCCTCGCTCTCTTCGGCAAAGAGCGCGTCCATCGAGCGCTCTAAGACGCCAGCAGCGTCTTCCTGGAGGGCAACGAGGGCGTCGGCGACGTCCGCGGGAATCTCCTCGAGTTTGAGCGCCAGCTTGCTGATCTTGACCGCGTGGTCGGCGACGCGCTCGAGTTGGCGCGCGCTCGAGTGATAGTCGAAACAGTCCTCGCGAGGGACACCGAGTTCCTCGGCCGCGCGTGGCGAGCGCAACGTCGCCCGAAAGATGCGCGAGACGACCAGCCAGAGGCGGTCGACGTCGTCGTCGCGCTGGACGACGTCGTGGGCGATGTCGTCGTCGTTCTCGACGAGGGCGACGACCGCGTCTTGGAGCATCGACGCGGCGATCAGCCGCATCCGGGAGACGGCGTTGACGATCGACAGCTCGGAGGAGTCGAGTAAGTCCTGGATGACGACGCTGTCTGTCGTCTCCTCGAGGACCTCGACGCCGACCAGCCCCTGCGTCGCGGCCCGGATCGTGCTTCGCTGATCGGTCGTGACGCGAGCGGCCTCGAGACGGATGATATCGAACCCGCTTACGTACATCGTCATGACGGCGCGCATGAGGCGTTCACCCTCGAGATCGGTCACGTCGAGGGTCCCCTCCTGGCGGTTGGTCTCCGAGCGCGGGGTCAACAGGAGGGCGTCGTCCTCCGGGTAGAATTCGACGGTGCTTCCGGCAGAAACGTCGTTGTCAGTCGCCCACTCTTTTGGCAGCGAGACGGTGTATGTAGAGCCACCAGTCACCTGGACCTTTCGCGTCTCCATACCGGCGGGTTTGAGCCCACCACCATATATTGATCGAAATCTATGTACTCGAGGACCATACGGGGCGTTGGAGGGGGTTAGCGCAGTATATACAGCTATATACTACGATATAGACCCAGTATAAATTTCGTGCTAAGCAGTTCTCTAGTGCACAAATATATATCTCCATTTCCTATGTAGAGATATATAGAGAACATAGTAGCGTATTTAGACGGGTCGGCTCCTTGTCCCAGGTGATGGGAACACAGCCGAGAGCCGGAGGCGGCCGGGGGCGCTCGCGTCGGCGCGTCTTACTCGGCGTCGCAGGCGCGGCGACGGCCGGCCTGGCCGGCTGTATCACTCGAGGAGAGGACAGCGGCCTGCAGGGAGAGATCGTTATCGACGGCTCGAACACGCTGTTGCCAAACAGCGCACTGGTGGCTGAGCTATTCTCGTGGGAGAACAACCAGGTCGAGATTCCGGTCCGCGGGTCCGGAACCGGCGCCGGCTTCCAGCAGTTCTGTCGCGGCGAGACAGACCTCCAGAACGCGAGTCGTGATATCGCCGACGACGAACTGGAGCTCTGTGAGGAAACCGGCGTCGAGTGGTTCAGACTCGAGGTGGTCCGTGACGGGATCGCGATGATGAAACACCCCGACAACGACTGGTGTGACTGCCTTACCACCGAGCAACTGGGCGCACTCTGGGAGCGAAACTCGTCTGTCGAGACGTGGCGAGATCTCGCCGAGATCGGCGATGAGACGCCCGAGAACGCCGAGGAGTGGCCCGACGAGGTGATTTCGCTGTACGGCCGGGACTCCGCCTCGGGAACGTTCGACTACTTCACCGAGGAGATCACCGGCTCCGTCGGCAACATCCGCGGCGACTACAGCGGAACTCCGGACACGAACGCGATCATCCGTGGCGTCCGCGGCAATCGACACGCAATCGGGTTCGGCGGCGCCGGCTACTACTACGAGAACGAGGACGATCTTGATCTGATCGCCGTCGACAACGGCGACGGATGCATCTATCCCAGGGCAGAGACGATTGAGGACGGCAGCTACAGTCCCCTTTCTCGGCCGATGTACCTCTACGTTCGCGAGGATGCCCTCGAACGCGAGGCAGTCCGGGAGTTTCTGCGATTCTACCTCGACAACACACAGGAGACCGCCCGAGACGTCGGTTTCTACGCCATCGAGGACGAGACGATCGCAGAACAACACGCGAAACTCGACGAGTTGATCGGAGTGGACGAACCGCAAGCGGAAGACGAACCGACCGAGGAGGACGAATGAACACGAACGTCGCATCTATCGAACAGTCCGCGAACCCGACGGACACTCACAGCCACCGATGAGCACGGAACCGATCGATTTGAGCCGAGACACCAACAGTGTCGGCAGCGTCGTCGACAGGGCCGCGAAGTGGATCTTCTTCTCGTGTGCGCTCGTCACCGTCCTGACGACCCTCGCGATCATCCTGGTGTTAGTCGACGGCGCAATCGACTTCTTCGCGCACGTTTCGATCGTCGAGTACCTGACCACGACCGAGTGGAACCCCCGCGCCGCCGAGAACCCGAGCTTCGGCGTGTTGCCGCTGGTCTGGGGGACTCTCGTCATCACTGTCGGCTCGGCGCTGATCGCCATCCCAGTCGGCACGCTGACGGCGATCTACCTCTCCGAGTACGCCGACGAGCGCGTCCGACGGACGATCAAACCGACGCTCGAGGTCCTCGCGGGAATCCCGACGATCGTCTACGGCTTCTTCGCGCTCTCGTTTATTACGCCGATTATCCAGTACTTCCACCCGGGCGTGGGAACGTTCAACGCCCTCTCGGGAGCGATCGTCGTCGGCGTCATGATCATCCCGATGGTGTCGTCGATCTCCGAGGACGCGATGAGCTCGGTGCCGGACTCGCTTCGGAACGCCGCCTACGGACTCGGCGCGACGAAGTTCGAGGTCTCGACCCAGGTCGTCCTGCCCGCGTCGCTGTCGGGTATTCTCGCCGCCTACATCCTCGCGATCTCGCGGGCGATCGGCGAGACGATGGCCGTCACCCTCGCTGTCGGAATGTTGCCCCAGATCACCGCCAGTCCCTTTGCTGAGATGCAGACGATGACGGCGTACATGGTCGAGATCGGGACCGGTGACGCCTCCGTCGGCTCCGTCGGCTACATGAGCCTGTTTGCAATCGGGCTCACGCTGTTCCTGATGACGTTCACGATGAACGTCGGGAGCATGTGGGTTCAGTCACGCTACCGGGAGGAGTACCAATGAGCGCGGAAACCGCAGACGACGGCTTCGCGGTCGACGATGCCTCGATCCGCCGGATGCGTCTCTACGGTCGCATCTTCCTCGGTCTCTGTATCGCGGCGACGATGGTCGGAATCGTCGCACTCGTCGCACTGGTGTACGACGTGGTCGCCGAGGCCTGGGGCTGGCTCACCTGGGAGTTCCTGACCCACCCGCCGTCGTATCTGGTCGAACACTACAATCCGTCGAACTACGGGGACCTACCGACGGGGCCGGGCGGAATCTACCCGGCGCTCGTGGGGTCGATCTACCTCATCGTCCTCACCGCGATCTTCACGCTGGTACTGGGCGTCGGCGCCGCGATCTACCTAGAGGAGTACGCCGCTGAGACGCGGTTCACCCAGTTCATCGAGGCAAACATCGCGAACCTCGCAGGCGTCCCGTCGATCGTCTACGGACTGCTCGGGTTGGCGCTGTTCGTCCGCGCGATCGGTGCGGGGGCGAGCCTGCTCGCGGGCGCGCTGACGCTAACGCTGCTGATCCTGCCGATCGTCATCGTCCAGACCCAGGAGTCCCTGCGGGCGGTGCCGGACTCGATGCGCCGGGCTTCCTACGGTGCGGGCGCGACGAAGTGGCAGACGATCCGAAACGTCGTCCTGCCGGAGGCGATCCCGGGTGTCATGACCGGGATCATCCTCTCGCTGTCCCGCGCGATCGGCGAGACGGCGCCGATCATCATGGTCGGGGCGGCGACGTCGATGTTCGCGCCGCCGAGTATCACAGACCCCACCGGCTCGTTCGCCGCGATGCCGATGCAGATCTTCGAGTGGGCGAAAGCACCGGAAGGTGACTTCCAGCACGTCGCGGCGGCTGGGATCATCGTCCTGCTGAGCGTCCTGTTGCTCATGAACGCGACCGCGATCTACATCCGAAATAAGTACGACCGCCGCGCCTGATTACCAATGACCCGAAAGACACCACCAAACCGAACCACCAACGATCGTCCCACAACAGGTAACTGCCCGGGCCGCGAGGGTTCGACAACGGCCATGCTTCCAGACGGCGGTACGGAGACGGTCCCGCAATCGCAGGCGGTGTCCACAGACGAGTCGGATGCACGCGACTCGATGTGGGACCGAACCGACGAGCCCGACGACAGCACCCGTGTCGACGACGCGGTCATCCAGTCTCGTAATCTCGACGTCTACTACGGCGAGACCCAGGCGCTACAGGGGATCGACATGGACATCCCCGAGACCAAAGTGACCGCCCTGATCGGCCCCTCGGGCTGTGGAAAGTCGACGTTCCTGCGCTCGATCAACCGGATGAACGACCTGATCGACGTCGCCAACGTCGACGGGGAGCTCTTCTTCCATGGCAAGAACGTCTACGACGAGGACGTCGATCCCGTCGCGCTCCGACGGAAGATCGGGATGGTGTTCCAGAAGCCAAACCCGTTCCCAAAGAGTATCTTCGAGAACGTCGCCTACGGGCTGCGCGTCCAGGGCAAAGACGACGACGTCGAGCGGAAGGTTCGACAGGCACTGGATCGGGCAGCGCTGCTCGACGAGGTCGATGGCCGACTCGACGAGTCCGGCCTCGACCTCTCTGGCGGGCAACAACAGCGCCTCTGCATCGCGCGGGCGATCGCCCCCGACCCGGAGGTGTTGCTCATGGACGAACCCGCGAGCGCGCTCGACCCCGTCGCGACCTCCCAGATTGAGGATCTGGTCGAGGAGTTAGCCGAGGAGTACACCGTCGTCATCGTCACCCACAACATGCAGCAAGCGGCCCGCATCTCCGATAAGACCGCAGTCTTCCTCACCGGCGGCGACCTCGTCGAGTTCGACGATACCAACAAGATCTTCAACAACCCAGAGAACCAGCGCGTCGAAGATTACATCACCGGCAAGTTCGGGTGAAGCCAGATCGTCGATTTCGCGATGGAGTTCGGTATGACCAGTTCTCTATGTGTACACCGTTGCTCACCCCAGTCAGCGTGTCGCCTGCCCGTAACGGGACTCGCCTCGCGGAACTAGCCGCGGGCACAAGCTATATCTTCGCCCGGCCAGGTCGGTGAAATATGGCCAGAAAATCGTTCGAAGAACAACTCACGGCGCTCCGCGAGGACGTCTGCTACATGGGCGAGGTCGTGATGGAACGGCTTCGCATGGGCCTCGACGCGCTCCAGCGTAAGGACCGCGAACTCGCCCGGGAAGTAATCGAGGGCGACGGCGAGGTCAACCGGATGTACCTCGATCTAGAGCAGCAGTGTGTCGATCTACTCGCCCTCCAACAGCCCGTGGCGAGCGATCTGCGCTTTATCGCCGCCTCGTTCAAGATCATCAC encodes:
- a CDS encoding Gfo/Idh/MocA family oxidoreductase; amino-acid sequence: MPANDSLGIGFVGAGFITDTFHSETLRGIRHAHAAGVMNPTRSKAEALAEKLRGYECGDPTVHESVGELTRDPDVDALWITSPNFTRLETIEAVVEAVEDGADLDGIAIEKPLARNLAEAQEVVDLIESIDVNHAYLENQVFMPGIAKIKDLLWDSAEATGRPYLARSAEEHAGPHSAWFWQGDKQGGGVLSDMMCHCHKVNKHLLEAETGDDLTPLAVSCDLSTLKWTRDEYADRLAEDFDVDFQAEPTEDYAHATVFYETDDGEVVVAESTNSWCFVGKGLRITIELLGPEYSGNINTLDSGVNVFFSSEVEDDTGYVVEKQQAGQGEMAVIPDEVTTYGYLDQNRHVVSAFRNGENASEDLYDGLEIVELCMASYLSAERGERVAFDDVDLEEYVPEPARGEFDPSPSGMAGDD
- a CDS encoding transcription initiation factor IIB family protein encodes the protein MHSARDRVEHEAWLDELEVIADRLGLSTDARSCAAELFLSDVPEADRSKRAVLAASVYAGSLVAGEGCTQGRVAEASDVSRLSIQQRWKDLLESAGLEPPGW
- a CDS encoding DsrE family protein encodes the protein MQSVIHVPSGDETEQRTAFAIAENLLADEEIDDIVLVVQADGIGAIKAGGENEDTVRALLDDDVAVKACENTLDGRGLADSDLVEGVETVPEGAVEVTRLQADGYGYVRP
- a CDS encoding phosphopantetheine adenylyltransferase: MDVALGGTFDPVHDGHRRLFDRAFELGDVTVGLTSDELAPKTRHEDRPVSSYERRERRLETELASFAEEYDRAFEIRPLHEPTGIATESQFDYLVVSPETVDGGHRINEIRRERGHDALDIVVVPHVVADDGDIISSTRIVNGEIDEHGAVLDGTQSDGE
- a CDS encoding NADP-dependent malic enzyme; this encodes MGLDEDALEYHRTDPPGKIEISTTKPTNTQRDLSLAYSPGVAAPCLAIDDDETDAYSYTAKGNLVGVVSNGSAVLGLGDIGAQASKPVMEGKGVLFKRFADIDVFDIELDEADPDELIRAITMMEPTFGGINLEDIKAPECFVIEERLREEMDIPVFHDDQHGTAIISGAALLNAVDVADKQIEELKIVFSGAGASALATAEFYVSLGARRENIFMCDSTGIITEQRVENDEINEYKRAFAQDVSEGDLSDALEGADVFVGLSVGGLVDEEMVRSMGADPIIFAMANPDPEIGYEQAKAAREDTVIMATGRSDYPNQVNNVLGFPFIFRGALDVRATGITESMKVAAAEALAELAREDVPDAVVKAYGDEPLQYGPEYIIPKPVDPRVLFRVAPAVAQAAMDAGAARTEIDLDAYEEQLEARLGKSREMMRVVLNKAKSDPKTVALAEGENEKMIRAAYQLEEEGIADPVLIGDESDIRKTAANLGLDFAPEVADPTADGEGYAERLYELRQRKGITRTEASELIERDTNYFGSVMVERGDADAFLTGLSHHYPSALRPPLQVVGTAEDVDYAAGVYLLTFKNRVVFVADATVNQDPDEEVLAEITKQTAKLARRFNVEPRAALLSYSNFGSVDNADTRKPRTAARRLQDDPEADFPVDGEMQADTAVVEDILTGTYDFAELEEPANVLVFPNLESGNIGYKLLQRLGGADAIGPMLVGMDEPVHVLQRGDEVKDIVNLAGVAVVDAQQE
- a CDS encoding PQQ-binding-like beta-propeller repeat protein, with the translated sequence MRPSERPVSATDAIADRLSRRRLLQATGVGAAASLAGCTLDADGDLGRPDCPADLPALPEDGSHPDEDVTMWRRGLQRWGYYPDETVPESVSVNWSFPINYVGHTAAKASPVPTPDGETIVFAGDTGLVEGYTPDGRRRWSTQTGATSLGFHGSATIVDGIVYIGGYDGDLYAIEADTGDMVWRTRSHELDGTLAIGSSPAYYDGTLYVVAEYGSPSSGALWAIDPETGSPVWKDDDIWGQPHPSATFDFETERIVTGSNDGVVYCWEYPCLERAWTFQAGPEGGPEGEEKAGGEFNLGAEIKGTAPAYDGRVYVGSWDGFFYCLDLEDGEELWSFETGRVIMSNPAIDPETGVVYMGSDDSTVYALDAETGEELWSETVNGRVIGSLTVTENAVLVGSYDAHLYALDKETGERFWRVENRGRVTSAAVPVDGQIYYAERGVIEGHYDDEVDEELLAPGHAYCLVEE
- a CDS encoding 30S ribosomal protein S8e, whose product is MNDHGRSTRKRTGGRLKDTRNRRKHQLGRHPAETQVGEPRFRTVDVRGNGEKTRALATNVATVNTGGEAVTTEIADVVENDANPNYVRRNIVTKGAVIETGEGTARVTSRPGQSGQVNAVLLDD